A region from the Mya arenaria isolate MELC-2E11 chromosome 2, ASM2691426v1 genome encodes:
- the LOC128222366 gene encoding baculoviral IAP repeat-containing protein 7-B-like, whose amino-acid sequence MALRQYINDLLEQPNENLEIMKHEWARFRSFENFPMASSMSPLKLAQSGFYYLGHGEEVKCAFCGLTLSATQRHVSIHETHNRLSPGCRFVNGQTFSNVPILHGEPENPATEVSHSCTQESQAARDTTSGHSSGALDPTAERYSFTNMSKYTQYASREARILTFQLWGYNPIVTPDDLADAGLFHTGEDDCVRCYHCGGGMKNWEPGDHPLTEHANWFPHCEFIKMKSAALARSGGQNGSSSDADETRHQKASTSECLRTSDRHNNTRLEQHSNTRSEQHNNPRSDQYSNILSEQHSNTQSEHRNPRSEHHSSPRPEHHSNPRSEHHSSPQPEHHSNQRSEHHSSPRPEHHNNPRSEHHSNLRSEQHSNLRSEHHNNTPSEHNDSRLYELNEITRSELNSSQSDHNNTQSEQASTRNKKPCHRGVQKENDALKQQMMCKICMDKDATIVFLPCGHMVACVDCAHALRKCPICRHVIKGAVRAFKT is encoded by the exons atgGCGCTTAGACAGTATATTAACGATTTACTTGAACAACCAAACGAGAACcttgaaataatgaaacatgAATGGGCTCGTTTCAGGTCGTTCGAAAATTTCCCCATGGCCTCTTCAATGAGTCCATTGAAATTAGCTCAAAGTGGATTTTATTATTTAGGTCATGGGGAAGAGGTTAAATGTGCTTTTTGTGGTCTTACCCTATCTGCTACACAGAGACATGTATCGATTCATGAAACTCACAACCGCTTGAGCCCTGGTTGCAGGTTTGTAAACGGTCAAACGTTCTCAAACGTCCCGATTTTGCACGGCGAGCCTGAGAATCCTGCTACAGAGGTAAGCCATTCTTGTACACAGGAGTCTCAGGCGGCAAGGGACACAACCAGCGGCCACAGCAGTGGAGCCTTGGATCCGACAGCAGAACGGTACTCATTTACAAATATGAGCAAATACACGCAGTACGCTTCGAGGGAGGCTCGTATATTGACCTTTCAGCTTTGGGGGTACAACCCCATTGTGACCCCAGATGATCTCGCAGATGCGGGCCTTTTTCATACAG GCGAAGATGACTGTGTCCGATGCTATCATTGCGGTGGAGGAATGAAGAACTGGGAACCCGGGGACCATCCTCTCACTGAGCATGCGAACTGGTTTCCACACTGTGAGTTTATCAAGATGAAATCAGCAGCTTTAGCGAGATCTGGTGGCCAAAATGGGTCATCGTCAGATGCCGATGAAACCCGACATCAAAAAGCAAGCACAAGCGAATGCCTTAGAACATCTGACAGACACAACAACACACGGCTTGAACAACACAGCAACACACGGTCTGAACAACACAACAACCCACGGTCTGACCAATACAGCAACATACTTTCTGAACAACACAGCAACACACAATCTGAACACCGCAACCCACGGTCTGAACATCACAGCAGCCCACGGCCTGAACATCACAGCAACCCACGGTCTGAACATCACAGCAGCCCACAGCCTGAACATCACAGCAACCAACGGTCTGAACATCACAGCAGCCCACGGCCTGAACATCACAACAACCCACGGTCTGAACATCACAGCAACCTACGGTCTGAACAACACAGCAACCTACGGTCTGAACATCACAACAACACACCGTCTGAACACAACGACAGCAGACTGTATGAACTGAACGAAATCACACGATCTGAACTCAACAGCTCCCAGTCTGATCACAACAACACACAATCTGAACAGGCTTCAACTAGGAATAAGAAACCATGCCATAGAGGAGTGCAGAAAGAGAACGATGCGTTGAAGCAACAGATGATGTGTAAAATATGTATGGACAAAGATGCCACAATAGTGTTCTTGCCCTGTGGGCACATGGTGGCCTGTGTGGACTGTGCACATGCTCTAAGAAAATGCCCCATTTGTAGACATgttattaaaggggctgttAGAGCATTTAAAACTTGA